The following coding sequences lie in one Natrarchaeobius halalkaliphilus genomic window:
- a CDS encoding DNA topoisomerase IV subunit A has protein sequence MSTDSDQQAREQLIDLAAQFYDQFELGEIPHMSVPTRTKNNIEYDEEMGVWVYGDRESTRSANSVRGARKLLKAVYTIEFLANQLEQDRSSTLRELYYLSESWDNKEAQFSDQDESNGLIEDLEIVSGVTREDFHMRPEESGATIMGPLHLREQTRRGEREIHCQEDVGEGGYQIPNNPDTIEFLGSEADFILAVETGGMRDRLVENGFDDEYNALLVHLKGQPARATRRITKRLHDELDLPVLVFADGDPWSYRIYGSVAYGSIKSAHLSEYLATPEAQYIGIQPADIVEYDLPTDPLSDSDVNALESELEDPRFQTEYWEEQIELQLEIEKKSEQQSLASHGLDFVTDTYLPERLDEMGVI, from the coding sequence ATGAGTACGGACAGCGATCAGCAGGCCAGAGAACAGCTAATCGACCTCGCAGCGCAGTTCTACGATCAGTTCGAACTGGGCGAGATACCCCACATGTCCGTTCCGACGCGGACGAAAAACAACATCGAGTACGACGAGGAGATGGGCGTCTGGGTCTACGGCGACCGCGAGTCGACCAGATCAGCGAACTCCGTCCGAGGTGCCAGAAAGTTGCTCAAGGCGGTCTATACGATCGAGTTCCTCGCGAATCAGCTCGAACAGGATCGCTCGTCGACGCTGCGTGAGTTGTATTACCTCTCCGAAAGCTGGGACAACAAGGAGGCCCAGTTCTCGGACCAGGACGAATCGAACGGTCTGATCGAGGACCTGGAAATCGTCTCGGGCGTCACCCGCGAGGATTTCCACATGCGTCCCGAGGAGTCGGGCGCGACGATCATGGGGCCGCTACACCTGCGCGAGCAGACCCGTCGCGGGGAACGAGAGATCCACTGCCAGGAGGACGTCGGAGAGGGGGGATACCAGATCCCGAACAACCCCGATACGATCGAGTTCCTCGGCTCCGAGGCGGACTTTATTCTCGCGGTCGAGACCGGCGGAATGCGCGATCGGCTGGTCGAGAACGGCTTCGACGACGAATACAACGCGCTGCTCGTCCACCTCAAGGGCCAGCCCGCGCGGGCGACGAGACGGATAACCAAACGGCTTCACGACGAACTCGATCTCCCCGTGTTGGTGTTCGCTGACGGCGACCCGTGGTCGTATCGCATCTACGGTTCGGTCGCGTACGGGTCGATCAAGTCGGCCCATCTCTCCGAGTACCTCGCGACACCCGAAGCACAGTATATCGGCATTCAGCCCGCGGATATCGTCGAGTACGACCTCCCGACTGACCCTCTTTCGGATTCGGACGTCAACGCCCTCGAGAGCGAACTCGAGGATCCGCGATTCCAGACCGAGTACTGGGAAGAACAGATCGAACTCCAGCTCGAAATCGAGAAAAAGTCCGAACAGCAGTCACTGGCTTCACACGGACTGGACTTCGTGACCGACACCTACCTGCCCGAGCGACTGGACGAGATGGGCGTCATCTAG
- a CDS encoding acylphosphatase — protein MSERTRAHVFISGTVQGVFYRATTRDTARDHGIDGWVRNLDDGRVEAVFEGPGDAVESMVEWCHEGSQAAIVDDVDVEYEQPRSEDGFEVRY, from the coding sequence ATGAGCGAGCGAACTCGCGCACACGTGTTCATTTCGGGGACGGTACAAGGTGTCTTCTACCGCGCAACGACTCGAGACACGGCTCGCGACCACGGTATCGATGGCTGGGTGCGAAACCTCGATGACGGGCGCGTCGAGGCGGTTTTCGAGGGGCCCGGGGATGCCGTCGAATCGATGGTCGAGTGGTGTCACGAGGGGAGCCAGGCGGCCATCGTAGACGACGTCGACGTCGAATACGAACAGCCACGGAGCGAGGACGGATTCGAGGTCAGATACTAG
- a CDS encoding transcription initiation factor IIB, producing MTDTRIRTYTNERPEDETESTDVDERERCPECGGRVISDDEHGETVCAECGLVVDEDEIDRGPEWRAFDSAEKDSKSRVGAPTTNMMHDQGLSTNIGWQDKDAYGKSLSSRQRQKMQRLRTWNERFRTRDSKERNLKQALGEIDRMASALGLPENVRETASVIYRRALEEDLLPGRSIEGVATSSLYAAARQAGTPRSLDEISAVSRVDKMELTRTYRYVIRELGLEVKPADPESYVPRFVSDLDLSDETERMARELLDSARNEGVHSGKSPVGLAAAGVYAAALLTNEKVTQNEVSQVASISEVTIRNRYKELLEASDSAAPA from the coding sequence ATGACCGATACTCGAATTCGAACCTATACGAACGAACGACCGGAAGACGAAACCGAATCGACGGACGTCGACGAACGCGAGCGGTGCCCCGAGTGTGGCGGTCGCGTAATCAGCGACGACGAACACGGCGAAACCGTCTGTGCCGAGTGCGGCCTCGTCGTCGACGAAGACGAGATCGATCGCGGTCCCGAGTGGCGCGCCTTCGACTCCGCCGAAAAGGACAGCAAGAGCCGCGTCGGTGCTCCCACCACCAACATGATGCACGATCAGGGGCTCTCGACCAACATCGGCTGGCAGGACAAAGACGCCTACGGCAAGTCCCTCTCGAGCCGCCAGCGCCAGAAGATGCAGCGCCTGCGCACCTGGAACGAGCGCTTCCGAACTCGCGATAGCAAAGAGCGCAACCTCAAACAGGCGCTCGGCGAGATCGACCGCATGGCCAGCGCGCTCGGCCTCCCCGAGAACGTCCGCGAAACTGCCAGCGTCATCTACCGCCGCGCCCTCGAGGAGGACCTGCTTCCCGGCCGGTCGATCGAGGGCGTGGCGACGTCGTCGCTGTACGCCGCCGCCCGCCAGGCCGGCACTCCGCGAAGTCTCGACGAGATCTCGGCCGTCTCCCGCGTCGACAAGATGGAGTTGACGCGAACGTACCGGTACGTGATCCGCGAACTCGGCCTCGAGGTCAAACCCGCCGATCCGGAAAGCTACGTGCCCCGATTCGTCAGTGATCTCGATCTCTCCGACGAAACCGAACGAATGGCCCGTGAACTGCTCGATTCCGCCCGTAACGAGGGGGTTCACAGCGGCAAGTCCCCCGTCGGTCTCGCGGCGGCCGGCGTTTACGCCGCCGCGCTGTTGACCAACGAGAAGGTCACCCAGAACGAGGTCAGCCAGGTCGCGAGCATCTCCGAAGTCACTATTCGGAACCGGTACAAGGAACTGCTCGAGGCGTCCGACTCAGCGGCACCAGCCTGA
- a CDS encoding DUF555 domain-containing protein: protein MNCRVVVEAAVPVFDVGTEDEAIRIAISKTGEMLNPDLNYVEIDMGERTSPSGEELPPAFIAADEALVALELEMTVFNVEREEHASRIARKEIGQRLENIPLEVIDIDVIEDEDTDGDTDDEDETVDDAEDSDDDPADEDDSSQSETTDEESSDEILPEFEDLVE, encoded by the coding sequence ATGAACTGCAGGGTCGTCGTCGAGGCTGCCGTGCCGGTATTCGACGTAGGGACGGAAGACGAGGCGATCCGAATCGCCATCTCGAAGACGGGCGAGATGCTGAACCCTGATCTGAACTACGTGGAGATCGATATGGGCGAGCGGACGTCACCCTCCGGTGAGGAACTTCCACCGGCGTTCATCGCGGCCGACGAAGCGCTCGTCGCACTGGAACTCGAGATGACCGTGTTCAACGTCGAACGCGAGGAACACGCCTCGCGTATCGCCAGAAAGGAGATCGGTCAGCGACTCGAGAACATTCCGCTCGAAGTCATCGACATCGACGTTATCGAAGACGAGGATACCGATGGCGATACCGACGACGAAGACGAGACCGTCGATGACGCCGAAGACTCCGACGACGATCCCGCCGATGAGGATGATTCTTCGCAATCGGAGACAACGGACGAGGAGTCGTCGGACGAAATCCTTCCGGAGTTCGAAGACCTCGTCGAGTAG
- a CDS encoding MBL fold metallo-hydrolase, whose product MTVQFGAVTIEWLGLGTVRLEGETGVVIYVDPGPEEYGILDGYRPRDGDLVLVSHGHHYDPDSIRRVAHEEAIVAVHNSIDVRELDHTDESPETLPFVVERVGADESFVLGPLDLFTTPAYNDPAGSHTDERGAPYHPEGDGCGFAVTVDGVSAFWPGDTDALAYHENLDIDLFVPPIGGTFTMDRHEAAELAAAIAPDLVLPIRYDTFEEIAADEAAFVVDVARRGVPVVLDDQPDSVPERPGRP is encoded by the coding sequence ATGACCGTTCAGTTCGGTGCGGTAACAATCGAGTGGCTTGGTCTCGGTACCGTTCGTCTCGAGGGGGAGACCGGCGTCGTTATCTACGTCGATCCCGGTCCGGAGGAGTACGGAATTCTCGACGGATACCGCCCCCGTGACGGAGATCTAGTTCTCGTCTCTCACGGCCACCACTACGATCCCGACTCGATTCGTCGCGTCGCACACGAGGAGGCGATCGTCGCGGTACACAACTCGATCGACGTTCGCGAACTCGATCACACCGACGAATCCCCCGAAACGCTCCCGTTCGTCGTCGAACGGGTCGGCGCGGACGAGTCGTTCGTCCTCGGTCCGCTCGATCTGTTCACGACGCCAGCGTACAATGATCCCGCTGGATCGCACACCGACGAACGCGGAGCGCCGTACCACCCCGAAGGAGACGGATGTGGGTTCGCGGTCACCGTCGACGGCGTCTCCGCGTTCTGGCCCGGCGATACGGACGCACTGGCGTATCACGAAAACCTGGATATCGATCTCTTCGTCCCGCCGATCGGCGGGACGTTCACCATGGACCGCCACGAAGCCGCGGAATTGGCTGCAGCGATCGCTCCCGATCTCGTCTTGCCGATCCGCTACGACACGTTCGAGGAAATCGCCGCGGACGAGGCAGCGTTCGTCGTCGACGTCGCACGACGGGGGGTTCCCGTGGTCCTCGACGATCAACCGGACTCAGTCCCTGAACGGCCCGGACGGCCCTAG
- a CDS encoding DNA topoisomerase VI subunit B — protein sequence MTSFQSTLGEEPGIAEELAENQQAISIAEFFEKNKHMLGFDSGARGLVTAVKEAVDNALDAAEEAGILPDIYVEIQEEGNYYRLIVEDNGPGLTKESLPKVFGKLLYGSRFHVREQSRGQQGIGISAAVLYSQLTSGKPAKITSRTQGSSEARYFELIVDTDDNEPEISVEKTTSWDRPHGTRIELEMEANMRARQQLHDYIKHTAVVNPHARLELREPNAAFKFERATDQLPEETEEIRPHPHGVELGTVMKMLTATDSHTVSGFLQEEFTRVGKKTADSVVDAFRDRHYGREMRWRPPETREDFDLRKTVEDATANKGADATAAFADAISSAVDDRDRIAHHELSAVVDSAAEDVEADHGTAFGETVRENAVEAVWLELIDAVATGDGAEFDGEAAGEDEASSGSENDSRLASDLYELVDDATSTRKDDEIVYAFAQRLAGTFDDEREENARHRLSHRTLSEYVDRAAELTEEYDDVAFGETARENVIEAIWAVMTTVPDDPPLVRELESDRDAVSNLVDGMRETDIMAPPTRCLSPISADLVSAGLEKEFDADFYASSTRDAEVHGGDPFIVEAGIAYGGELEADGSVDVLRFANRVPLVYQRGACATTDVLRSIGWRNYGLDQPGGSGLPNGPAVLMVHVASTNVPFTSESKDAVANVPEIEDEIELAVREAARELKTYLNKRRSMQQRRKKQNVLGEILPEMAQKVAEVTGREEPDIGDAIARIMNNVLVEREIEENGDGRTVSVVVENNSSTNESVEVTDIVTAEPTSLSDGATVVEMDGEWFIKWEADVPSGDDATLEYAVSEDATFDLDVQGVETEKLTVKQ from the coding sequence ATGACGTCGTTCCAGTCGACACTCGGCGAAGAGCCGGGGATCGCCGAGGAGCTGGCCGAGAACCAGCAGGCGATCTCGATCGCCGAGTTCTTCGAAAAGAACAAGCACATGCTCGGCTTCGACAGCGGCGCTCGGGGCCTCGTCACGGCTGTCAAAGAAGCCGTCGACAACGCTCTGGACGCCGCAGAAGAAGCCGGAATTCTCCCGGATATCTACGTCGAGATTCAAGAAGAGGGAAACTACTACCGCCTGATCGTCGAGGACAACGGGCCGGGGCTGACGAAGGAGTCGCTCCCGAAAGTCTTCGGGAAGCTGCTGTACGGCTCGCGGTTTCACGTTCGCGAGCAAAGCCGCGGACAACAGGGGATCGGAATCTCCGCTGCGGTTCTGTACTCTCAGCTCACGAGCGGCAAGCCCGCGAAGATCACGAGTCGAACCCAGGGATCGAGCGAGGCTCGATACTTCGAACTGATCGTCGATACGGACGATAACGAGCCCGAAATCAGCGTCGAGAAGACGACGTCCTGGGATCGGCCACACGGAACGCGAATCGAACTCGAGATGGAAGCCAACATGCGCGCCCGCCAGCAGCTCCACGATTACATCAAGCACACGGCGGTCGTCAACCCCCACGCCCGCCTCGAGTTGCGCGAGCCGAACGCGGCGTTCAAGTTCGAGCGGGCGACCGACCAGCTTCCCGAAGAGACCGAAGAGATTCGGCCGCACCCCCACGGCGTCGAACTCGGAACCGTGATGAAGATGCTCACGGCGACGGATTCTCACACCGTGTCGGGATTCCTCCAGGAGGAGTTCACAAGAGTCGGAAAGAAGACGGCCGACTCGGTTGTCGACGCCTTTCGCGACCGCCACTACGGACGGGAGATGCGCTGGCGACCACCCGAAACTCGAGAGGACTTCGATCTCCGGAAAACCGTCGAAGATGCGACCGCGAACAAAGGCGCGGACGCCACGGCCGCCTTCGCGGACGCCATCTCCTCCGCCGTCGACGATCGCGACAGGATCGCCCACCACGAGCTGTCCGCCGTCGTCGACTCGGCCGCCGAAGACGTCGAAGCGGATCACGGAACCGCCTTTGGGGAGACAGTCCGTGAGAACGCCGTCGAAGCCGTCTGGCTCGAGCTGATCGACGCCGTGGCGACCGGCGACGGGGCGGAGTTCGACGGGGAGGCGGCGGGCGAAGACGAAGCCTCGTCTGGATCCGAGAACGACTCGAGGCTCGCTTCTGACCTCTACGAGCTCGTCGACGACGCGACGAGTACGCGCAAGGACGACGAGATCGTCTACGCCTTCGCACAGCGTCTCGCAGGAACGTTCGACGACGAACGCGAGGAGAACGCTCGCCACCGACTCTCGCATCGAACGCTCAGCGAGTACGTCGACAGGGCCGCAGAGCTAACCGAGGAGTACGACGACGTCGCGTTCGGTGAAACCGCTCGGGAGAACGTCATCGAGGCGATCTGGGCGGTGATGACGACCGTTCCCGACGATCCGCCGCTCGTGCGAGAACTCGAGAGCGATCGTGATGCCGTAAGCAATCTCGTCGATGGGATGCGAGAGACGGATATCATGGCACCGCCGACGCGGTGTCTTTCACCGATCTCCGCCGACCTCGTCTCCGCAGGTCTCGAAAAGGAGTTCGACGCGGACTTCTACGCGTCGTCGACGCGGGACGCCGAAGTTCACGGCGGCGATCCGTTCATCGTCGAAGCGGGTATCGCCTACGGAGGCGAACTCGAGGCAGATGGAAGCGTCGACGTACTTCGGTTTGCAAACCGGGTACCGCTCGTCTACCAGCGTGGGGCCTGTGCGACGACCGACGTCCTCAGATCGATCGGCTGGCGCAACTACGGGCTCGACCAGCCCGGCGGCTCCGGGCTTCCCAACGGACCCGCAGTGCTCATGGTCCACGTCGCCTCGACGAACGTCCCGTTCACGAGCGAGTCGAAAGACGCCGTCGCCAACGTTCCCGAGATCGAAGACGAGATCGAACTCGCGGTCCGCGAGGCCGCCCGGGAGTTAAAGACCTACCTCAACAAGCGCCGCTCGATGCAACAGCGCCGGAAGAAACAGAACGTCCTCGGAGAGATCCTCCCGGAGATGGCCCAGAAGGTCGCGGAGGTTACCGGTCGCGAGGAACCGGATATCGGTGATGCGATCGCCCGGATCATGAACAACGTCCTCGTCGAACGCGAGATCGAAGAGAACGGAGACGGACGGACGGTGTCGGTCGTCGTCGAGAACAACTCGAGTACGAACGAATCCGTAGAGGTCACGGATATCGTCACGGCAGAGCCGACGAGCCTAAGCGACGGCGCGACTGTCGTCGAGATGGACGGCGAGTGGTTCATCAAGTGGGAGGCTGACGTTCCAAGCGGCGACGATGCGACCCTCGAGTACGCCGTTTCCGAGGACGCGACGTTCGATCTGGACGTACAGGGCGTTGAAACGGAGAAACTTACGGTGAAACAATGA
- a CDS encoding DUF7836 family putative zinc-binding protein produces the protein MDETTVRLLCPECAKDWQVSPSELPESTGMFHCPNCHASRRTGEFMRTDRDLQTLKQLG, from the coding sequence ATGGACGAAACGACCGTTCGACTGTTGTGTCCCGAGTGTGCAAAAGACTGGCAGGTCTCTCCCTCTGAACTCCCCGAGTCAACGGGTATGTTTCACTGTCCGAACTGTCACGCGTCCCGTCGCACCGGCGAGTTTATGCGGACCGATCGCGATCTCCAGACGCTGAAACAACTCGGGTAA
- a CDS encoding DNA-3-methyladenine glycosylase family protein has translation MESGTIPIDDLSGGFDLYRTLESGQSYLWRREDGEMYGGEPAPDAWYTTVVDGTVIRVRRHDDRLEWESTMDAHRTVSRLLCLEDDLEAIIEAAPDDRLLETAYDAHRGMRLVSDPLFGTLISFICSAQMRVSRIHSMVTTLAREYGDEIAFDGRTYHAFPTPDRLARATEAELRALGLGYRAPYVVRTAEMVASGDAHPAEARNLPYEEAREYLTRFVGVGDKVADCVLLFSLEFTQAVPLDTWIKSAIEEYYPDCDRGSYATTSRAIRERLGGEYAGYAQTYIFHHLRTGD, from the coding sequence ATGGAGTCGGGAACGATCCCAATAGACGACCTGTCCGGTGGTTTCGATCTCTATCGAACGCTCGAGAGCGGCCAGAGTTACCTCTGGCGACGCGAGGACGGCGAAATGTACGGCGGCGAACCCGCGCCGGACGCGTGGTATACGACCGTCGTCGACGGAACGGTGATCCGGGTCCGCCGTCACGACGACCGCCTCGAGTGGGAGTCGACGATGGACGCCCACCGAACCGTCAGCCGACTCCTGTGTCTCGAGGACGACCTCGAGGCGATCATCGAGGCCGCCCCGGACGATCGGTTGCTCGAGACGGCCTACGACGCCCATCGTGGAATGCGGCTGGTCTCCGACCCGCTCTTTGGGACGTTGATCTCGTTCATCTGTTCGGCCCAGATGCGCGTGAGTCGAATCCACTCGATGGTGACGACGCTCGCTCGTGAGTACGGTGACGAAATCGCCTTCGACGGACGAACCTATCACGCCTTTCCAACGCCGGACCGACTTGCTCGTGCGACCGAAGCCGAACTTCGAGCGCTCGGGCTCGGCTATCGCGCACCGTACGTCGTTCGAACGGCGGAGATGGTTGCAAGCGGCGACGCACATCCGGCCGAGGCACGTAATCTCCCTTACGAGGAAGCACGCGAGTACCTGACGCGATTCGTCGGCGTCGGAGACAAGGTCGCAGACTGTGTGCTCCTCTTTTCGCTCGAGTTCACGCAAGCAGTTCCCCTCGATACCTGGATCAAATCCGCCATCGAGGAGTATTATCCGGACTGCGACCGTGGTTCGTACGCGACGACGTCGCGGGCTATCCGTGAGCGACTCGGCGGAGAGTACGCAGGATACGCTCAGACGTACATTTTCCACCATCTCCGAACTGGCGACTGA
- a CDS encoding UPF0058 family protein, whose amino-acid sequence MKKQELIHLHGLLAEVSNQCAEWNNCQIDLEEYESLGIRPTSIHKSKTDHKAAVFAIAGGITTNMRDDEQEVVAATAD is encoded by the coding sequence ATGAAGAAACAGGAGCTCATTCACCTTCACGGCCTTCTCGCGGAGGTATCGAACCAGTGTGCGGAGTGGAACAACTGTCAGATCGACCTCGAGGAGTACGAATCTCTCGGTATTCGGCCGACATCGATTCACAAATCGAAAACAGATCATAAGGCTGCCGTTTTTGCGATCGCCGGTGGAATCACGACCAATATGCGTGACGACGAGCAGGAAGTCGTCGCCGCTACTGCTGACTGA
- a CDS encoding helix-turn-helix domain-containing protein: MSPDDHSGREDGEEQPLEGEEAVVDEEEEMVVDDDEGIAVEADRVRNAAAEEVDQRIVDLLSWILDTETRAKIYVHLLANPGSTSEEVAKGTGLYPSTVREALAELHDEERVTREKRASEGAGNNPFEYTAIQPSELVGGVVDQVQRELNTIFTLDRVLDRNERSDPAIEGDVEPVTITVDEIDPFGDDAHPSRVDESADDGQEDDGRTDIEISEPDDDTDQ, translated from the coding sequence ATGAGCCCCGACGACCACAGCGGACGTGAGGACGGCGAAGAACAGCCACTCGAGGGAGAGGAGGCCGTCGTCGACGAGGAGGAGGAAATGGTCGTCGATGATGACGAAGGGATCGCCGTCGAGGCCGATCGCGTTCGAAACGCCGCGGCCGAAGAAGTCGATCAGCGGATCGTCGATCTGCTCTCGTGGATCCTCGATACGGAAACCCGCGCGAAGATCTACGTACACCTGCTCGCAAACCCGGGGAGCACGTCCGAAGAGGTCGCAAAGGGAACGGGACTCTATCCGAGTACGGTTCGGGAGGCGCTTGCGGAACTCCACGACGAAGAACGTGTCACGCGGGAAAAACGCGCGAGCGAAGGGGCGGGAAACAACCCGTTCGAGTACACGGCGATACAGCCGAGCGAACTCGTCGGCGGCGTCGTCGATCAGGTCCAACGGGAGCTGAACACGATCTTTACGCTCGATCGTGTGCTCGACCGGAACGAGCGATCCGACCCAGCGATCGAAGGGGACGTCGAACCGGTGACGATCACCGTCGACGAGATCGATCCGTTTGGAGACGACGCTCACCCGTCCAGGGTCGACGAGTCCGCAGACGATGGCCAGGAGGACGACGGACGGACGGACATCGAGATCAGCGAACCGGACGACGACACCGACCAGTAG
- the moaC gene encoding cyclic pyranopterin monophosphate synthase MoaC translates to MSDGAREPADDGEGGDEFGDSSANDLTHTTDDGDVQMVDVGQKPDSERRAVAAGEIHLRPSTIDAIREDQVGKGDVLATARIGAIQAVKHTWETIPMCHQIPITNVDTEFSLSEARIELEVAVETTGKTGCEMEALEGVTTGLNVVWDMVKAVEKDDDGQYPETGVENVHVRQKAKR, encoded by the coding sequence ATGAGTGACGGCGCTCGAGAACCGGCGGACGACGGCGAAGGCGGTGACGAGTTCGGGGACTCGAGTGCGAACGATCTCACGCACACGACGGACGACGGTGACGTTCAGATGGTCGACGTCGGCCAGAAACCCGACAGCGAACGCCGGGCAGTCGCCGCCGGTGAGATCCACCTCCGGCCCTCGACGATCGACGCGATTCGCGAGGATCAAGTCGGCAAGGGAGACGTCCTCGCGACCGCTCGAATCGGTGCGATTCAGGCCGTCAAACACACCTGGGAGACGATTCCGATGTGCCATCAGATCCCGATTACGAACGTGGATACCGAATTCTCGCTGTCAGAAGCGCGGATCGAACTCGAGGTCGCCGTCGAAACGACCGGCAAAACGGGCTGTGAGATGGAGGCGCTCGAGGGCGTCACGACCGGACTGAACGTCGTCTGGGACATGGTCAAAGCCGTCGAGAAAGACGACGACGGAC
- a CDS encoding NAD(P)H-hydrate dehydratase, giving the protein MITGERMGAVDENAAALGVPRRQLMESSGNAVARVVREVAEPGSSVAIVSGRGNNGGDGFVAARFLDEFDLRTLLLGRPETIGTEIARENWDALEEAAYETRVVTDSQNLELPTVDVVVDAILGTGIAGDLREPAATAARAITAADATVVSVDVPSGFDADGGDHSDDAVSADHVVTFHDTKPGLEALEATVTVADIGIPAAAERFVGPGDVDLARPAGREGRPYVIGGGPYTGAPALAAQAALRAGAELSFVAAPDSIAGEIQGYSEDLIVQPYESDRLTTARVDDLVETAERYDDVVVLGPGLGTADETLEATRRFLSSYTGPAVVDADALAVVTEVETEATLVCTPNRRELERMGGPATDSIGEAVDEIESFAADLGHVVLAKGADDVVTDGERTRINRSGTTGMSVGGTGDLLAGIVAALLDHADPLEAAAAGARVNGIAGERLAETKHEGFLASDMLAEIPAALWGDADE; this is encoded by the coding sequence ATGATCACAGGCGAGCGGATGGGCGCTGTCGACGAAAACGCCGCCGCGCTCGGTGTTCCGCGAAGACAGTTGATGGAATCGAGCGGAAACGCCGTCGCCCGTGTGGTCCGGGAGGTGGCCGAACCGGGCTCGAGCGTCGCGATCGTCTCCGGCCGCGGAAACAACGGCGGTGACGGGTTCGTCGCCGCCCGGTTTCTGGACGAGTTCGACCTGAGAACGCTTTTGCTCGGTCGTCCCGAGACGATCGGCACCGAAATCGCCCGAGAGAACTGGGACGCACTCGAGGAAGCGGCGTACGAGACGCGCGTCGTCACCGACTCCCAAAACCTCGAGTTGCCGACGGTGGACGTGGTCGTCGACGCGATACTCGGAACGGGGATCGCCGGCGATCTTCGCGAGCCAGCGGCGACCGCTGCTCGAGCGATCACCGCCGCGGATGCGACCGTCGTCTCGGTCGACGTTCCGTCGGGATTCGACGCGGACGGCGGCGATCACTCCGACGACGCCGTCAGCGCCGATCACGTCGTCACCTTTCACGATACGAAGCCAGGACTCGAGGCTCTCGAGGCGACCGTCACCGTCGCTGACATCGGCATTCCTGCTGCAGCCGAACGGTTCGTCGGGCCCGGGGACGTCGACCTCGCCCGTCCCGCCGGTCGCGAGGGACGACCGTACGTCATCGGCGGTGGCCCCTACACCGGTGCGCCCGCTCTCGCGGCCCAGGCCGCTTTGCGTGCCGGCGCTGAGCTGTCGTTCGTCGCCGCACCCGATTCGATCGCCGGCGAGATTCAGGGGTACAGCGAGGACCTCATCGTCCAGCCTTACGAGAGCGATCGCCTGACGACGGCACGGGTCGACGACCTCGTCGAGACCGCCGAGCGATACGACGACGTCGTCGTGCTCGGCCCCGGCCTCGGTACCGCCGACGAGACGCTCGAGGCGACCCGACGATTCCTCTCGTCGTATACGGGTCCCGCGGTCGTCGACGCGGACGCGCTCGCGGTCGTCACCGAAGTCGAGACCGAGGCGACGCTCGTCTGTACGCCGAACCGACGCGAACTCGAACGAATGGGTGGGCCCGCCACTGACTCGATTGGTGAGGCTGTCGACGAGATCGAATCGTTCGCGGCCGATCTCGGTCACGTCGTGTTGGCGAAAGGGGCGGACGACGTAGTTACCGACGGCGAGCGCACGCGGATCAATCGGTCGGGGACGACTGGGATGAGCGTCGGCGGAACCGGCGACCTGCTCGCCGGAATCGTCGCAGCGTTACTCGACCACGCCGATCCGCTCGAGGCCGCGGCCGCCGGCGCTCGCGTCAACGGTATCGCCGGCGAGCGACTCGCTGAAACTAAACACGAGGGGTTCCTCGCGTCGGATATGCTCGCAGAAATTCCGGCAGCGCTGTGGGGTGACGCCGATGAGTGA